In one window of Halobacteriovorax sp. HLS DNA:
- the pfkA gene encoding 6-phosphofructokinase, producing MKSIGLLCSGGDSPGMNCAIRAVVRTAINEGLEVYGIQRGYAGLLEGNIKKLDVSSVGNIIQHGGTILQTSRCPEFKEAEIRKEAAHILKRKKIDALVVIGGDGSFNGAYKLHSEHGIPVAGIPGTIDNDISGTDYSIGFDTAVQTAIDAVDKIRDTASSHERTFIVEVMGRKSPAIALHVGVCTGAENVVLPSEKVNIDEIAADVQRGVKRGKNSSIIIVAEGEKEGLSHEIRENLKSNYSIDSHVCILGHIQRGGNPSGVDRFIASGMGYLAIKNLMKGENSFVTAYRNGNVVAVPFTECLEKKTEYLPQYINLVKTLSI from the coding sequence ATTAAATCAATTGGCCTACTTTGTAGCGGTGGAGATAGCCCAGGTATGAACTGTGCAATTAGGGCCGTCGTTAGAACTGCCATCAACGAAGGACTAGAAGTTTATGGAATCCAAAGAGGATATGCAGGACTTTTAGAGGGTAATATTAAAAAGTTAGATGTATCGAGTGTTGGAAATATTATTCAACATGGTGGAACGATCTTGCAGACATCGAGATGTCCAGAATTCAAAGAAGCAGAAATTAGAAAAGAAGCTGCCCATATTTTAAAACGAAAAAAAATTGATGCTCTTGTTGTTATTGGTGGAGATGGTTCATTTAATGGAGCCTACAAGCTTCACTCTGAACATGGAATTCCTGTTGCAGGTATTCCGGGAACTATTGATAATGATATCTCTGGAACAGACTATTCAATAGGGTTTGATACTGCTGTTCAAACAGCAATAGATGCGGTTGATAAGATTAGAGATACAGCATCTTCTCATGAAAGAACATTTATCGTAGAGGTTATGGGAAGAAAGTCTCCTGCGATAGCCTTGCACGTAGGAGTCTGTACAGGAGCAGAAAATGTTGTACTCCCTAGTGAAAAAGTAAATATAGACGAGATAGCTGCTGACGTTCAACGTGGTGTTAAAAGAGGTAAGAACTCTTCAATAATTATCGTTGCTGAAGGGGAAAAAGAAGGTCTCAGCCATGAGATCCGAGAAAATCTTAAAAGTAATTACTCAATTGATTCTCATGTTTGTATTCTTGGTCATATTCAAAGAGGTGGTAATCCATCTGGAGTTGACCGCTTTATCGCTTCAGGAATGGGCTATTTAGCAATAAAGAATCTAATGAAAGGAGAAAACTCTTTTGTTACTGCTTATCGAAATGGAAATGTTGTTGCAGTACCCTTTACAGAGTGTTTAGAAAAGAAAACAGAGTACCTTCCGCAATATATAAATCTCGTTAAGACGTTATCGATTTAA
- the gpmI gene encoding 2,3-bisphosphoglycerate-independent phosphoglycerate mutase, whose translation MKSIKNLSDRALLVILDGYGINDSDYKNAIKAADTPNLDKLFKQYPFTKIEAGGVKVGLPKGVIGNSEVGHMNLGAGRPVRQDLVRINESIEAGKFHELEKIKELKQAARKSNKRIHIMGLLSDGGVHSHINHIKHTIEALNSEGDLEVFFHAFMDGRDTARDVGAKYIQDLLTIPNFTFASIQGRSVGMDRDRRWEKIKLCYDTFTANAKISELSPIEYLENEYQEGRFDEFITPALLDKSGAMKDGDSIFFINFRPDRAIQLSLCFNDPKFKEFERTFIPHYFLCMTPYIPDEVQLPILFDKEKLSGVMSEYVSSLGLKQFKIAETEKYAHVTFFFNGGKKETFPNEEHFLIPSPKEVSTYDQMPQMSAYKVTDKLLEKLEDESIKFYLVNFANSDMVGHTGNFEAAVKAVETLDKCVEKLLEKCEKENVTLLLTADHGNSDQMAYEDGSPHTSHTNSLVPFCVFHPSLKECDYKINPGEHALMDVSPTILYVMGKEIPSYFSGKNIFA comes from the coding sequence TTGAAATCTATAAAAAACCTTAGTGATAGGGCCTTACTGGTTATCTTAGACGGATACGGCATTAATGATAGTGATTACAAGAATGCTATAAAGGCCGCAGATACACCAAATCTAGACAAGCTCTTTAAGCAATATCCTTTTACTAAGATTGAAGCTGGCGGCGTAAAAGTTGGATTACCTAAAGGAGTCATTGGCAACTCTGAAGTTGGCCATATGAACCTAGGGGCCGGAAGACCTGTTAGACAAGACCTTGTGAGAATCAATGAATCAATTGAAGCTGGAAAGTTTCATGAACTTGAAAAAATAAAAGAATTAAAGCAGGCCGCGAGAAAATCAAATAAACGTATCCATATAATGGGTCTTCTCTCAGATGGTGGAGTTCACTCACATATCAATCATATTAAGCATACAATTGAGGCCTTAAATAGTGAGGGTGATTTAGAAGTTTTCTTTCATGCTTTCATGGATGGAAGAGACACAGCTAGAGATGTTGGAGCAAAATATATTCAAGACTTATTAACAATTCCTAATTTTACGTTTGCTTCGATTCAAGGACGCTCAGTAGGAATGGATAGAGATAGAAGATGGGAAAAGATAAAACTTTGCTATGATACATTTACAGCAAATGCAAAAATCTCCGAGCTCTCACCTATTGAATACCTAGAAAATGAATATCAAGAAGGTCGCTTTGATGAATTCATAACACCTGCGCTACTAGATAAAAGTGGCGCCATGAAAGATGGGGATTCAATCTTCTTCATAAACTTTAGACCTGACAGAGCTATTCAACTATCTCTATGTTTTAATGATCCTAAATTTAAAGAGTTTGAAAGAACCTTTATTCCACATTACTTCTTATGTATGACTCCATACATTCCTGATGAAGTCCAGCTTCCTATTCTCTTTGATAAAGAGAAGCTATCAGGAGTTATGTCGGAATACGTCTCATCACTGGGTCTGAAACAATTTAAGATCGCAGAAACTGAAAAATACGCTCACGTAACATTCTTCTTCAATGGAGGTAAGAAAGAGACATTTCCAAATGAGGAACACTTTTTAATCCCATCTCCAAAAGAAGTAAGTACTTATGACCAAATGCCTCAGATGAGTGCATACAAGGTAACAGATAAGCTACTGGAGAAACTAGAAGATGAGTCAATTAAGTTCTATCTAGTTAATTTTGCAAATTCGGATATGGTTGGACATACTGGAAACTTTGAAGCTGCTGTAAAAGCAGTAGAAACATTAGACAAGTGTGTAGAAAAATTATTAGAAAAGTGTGAAAAAGAAAATGTAACTCTACTTTTAACCGCCGATCATGGAAATAGTGATCAAATGGCCTACGAAGATGGTTCTCCTCACACTTCTCACACTAATTCTTTAGTGCCTTTTTGTGTTTTCCATCCAAGTCTAAAAGAATGTGATTACAAAATTAACCCTGGTGAACATGCACTTATGGATGTTTCTCCAACAATATTATATGTAATGGGAAAAGAAATTCCTTCTTACTTTAGTGGTAAAAATATTTTTGCATAG
- a CDS encoding lipopolysaccharide assembly protein LapB has product MAFFLKLAILLFLTNQVFALTPIQEIQEVRLAKIELAITDKDFDKAFELIKMNMDKDNFHIPTYYFLAKLHLEKGNNSKAMRVYYYIIKKVHPIDGKKIILQKNIDSLNKLLKSISVPSTQALEVYMEIGKTYLAIAESFENNKDFQKQLYMHAYKFFRVCERFRYDLASSKYFLGLTSSKLDNYQEAIQNFNAAKEEFTKGNPGADLQNINYLLADSLIRDGHTEAGMIFLKSISLDPSAETSLKQFANLYIRGITIPYFTFKFGYDYGYNSNVNSLTDIQLETLDPSVYGKKSANFNKANLDVLFSSKHYGNFSFVSSFRFSDLTYNDPLLIALDERVMGGAFSLRYDNFEKSLLRFGLDYRQTYTPIDQMSGHKKNNTFTELSAEYIYNLKSGTLSYQIPIEVLQYEFEQTARITKSLIISYTPFWNTIYFSPSYSAKVSQIEEGEFYSSNSMAYSLTASNYTTFNRRFTLFAYSSFIMNTNANADLSYSEFLLSAYLSYRFQYIKGLSIDFDATQSIKSWKSSAKTNVFDTSFGLTYTY; this is encoded by the coding sequence ATGGCTTTTTTTCTAAAACTAGCAATTTTACTCTTTCTAACGAATCAAGTATTTGCTCTTACTCCTATTCAAGAAATCCAAGAAGTTCGGCTAGCTAAGATTGAGCTAGCAATTACAGATAAAGACTTTGATAAGGCCTTTGAACTTATAAAGATGAATATGGATAAAGACAACTTTCATATTCCGACTTACTACTTTCTAGCAAAGCTACATTTAGAAAAGGGCAATAACTCCAAAGCGATGCGAGTCTACTATTATATAATTAAGAAAGTTCACCCTATAGACGGTAAGAAAATTATTTTACAAAAGAATATTGATTCACTTAATAAACTTTTAAAGTCTATCTCTGTACCGTCAACTCAGGCCCTTGAAGTCTATATGGAAATAGGAAAGACCTATCTCGCAATTGCTGAGAGCTTTGAGAATAACAAAGACTTTCAAAAGCAATTATACATGCACGCATATAAGTTTTTTAGAGTTTGTGAGCGCTTTCGCTATGACTTAGCTTCTAGTAAGTACTTTCTAGGTCTTACAAGTTCAAAGCTCGATAACTATCAAGAGGCGATTCAAAACTTCAACGCGGCCAAAGAAGAATTTACAAAAGGTAATCCTGGGGCAGATCTTCAAAATATTAACTACCTACTCGCTGATAGTTTAATTCGTGATGGTCATACTGAAGCTGGAATGATTTTCTTAAAGTCAATTTCTCTTGATCCGAGTGCGGAAACCTCTTTAAAGCAATTTGCTAATTTATATATTAGAGGTATTACCATTCCATACTTTACATTTAAATTTGGCTACGATTATGGATATAACTCTAATGTTAATTCCCTAACAGATATTCAGCTCGAGACTCTAGACCCTTCAGTGTATGGAAAAAAATCTGCAAACTTTAACAAGGCAAATCTTGATGTCCTCTTTTCAAGTAAACATTATGGAAACTTCTCTTTTGTGAGCAGCTTTCGTTTTAGTGATTTAACATATAATGATCCTCTCTTAATTGCTCTTGATGAAAGAGTTATGGGAGGTGCATTTTCTTTGAGATATGATAATTTTGAGAAATCTCTATTAAGATTTGGCCTTGACTATAGACAGACATATACTCCCATTGATCAAATGAGTGGACACAAAAAGAATAATACTTTTACGGAACTTAGTGCTGAATATATTTATAATTTAAAATCTGGAACATTAAGTTATCAAATTCCTATTGAAGTACTTCAATATGAATTTGAGCAAACAGCAAGGATTACAAAGTCTCTGATCATCTCCTACACACCTTTTTGGAATACTATCTATTTTTCTCCATCTTACTCAGCAAAGGTTTCTCAAATTGAAGAAGGGGAATTTTACTCAAGTAACTCTATGGCATACTCCCTTACAGCAAGTAACTATACTACGTTTAATAGAAGATTTACCCTATTTGCGTATAGCTCCTTCATTATGAACACGAATGCTAATGCTGATCTTAGTTACTCTGAGTTCTTACTAAGCGCTTACTTAAGCTACCGATTTCAATATATTAAAGGTCTATCTATAGACTTCGACGCTACACAAAGCATTAAGTCATGGAAATCTTCAGCTAAGACGAATGTTTTTGACACTTCTTTTGGCCTTACCTATACATATTAA
- a CDS encoding FecR domain-containing protein produces MKTFILTLFLFALSLSSLSLESIGRVVKIHGDVLNHYEGAELSLKKGDHLYVGAKLVSGKRSFIKIMMKDDTIFQLGPNSEFSLEKFEFKSKSEREAVYNLAKGKLRSLFTVKAPTRSLKIKTPTASMGVRGTEILSDVYKLEGKITTDIALLSGSLEVQAKGVTKKIMMQPGFVYKSSLGNSIDKIAVRGEMRRMDRRVFARAKSSKDIKNVFLSDVRSSVDAKLTKGIKFETTPEKTKEEQIRVPATNDLKPQMNKEESSRPSNKMNQHIKPQTMDIKTRPAIDEGSSIKFMDKNKLKSKLIRENTLIRKTQFDSTNFKIDQRSLPAPKPIAPTDTKPDAGTITDPVSGQTSTP; encoded by the coding sequence ATGAAGACCTTTATACTTACACTCTTTTTATTTGCATTAAGTTTGAGCTCTCTTTCTCTTGAATCAATTGGTCGCGTTGTAAAAATTCACGGAGACGTCCTAAACCATTATGAAGGTGCAGAGCTTTCGCTAAAAAAGGGTGATCATCTCTATGTTGGAGCGAAGCTTGTTAGTGGAAAGAGAAGTTTTATCAAAATTATGATGAAGGATGACACAATCTTTCAACTTGGACCTAATTCTGAGTTCTCATTAGAGAAGTTTGAATTCAAATCTAAGTCTGAAAGAGAGGCCGTATATAATTTGGCGAAAGGGAAACTAAGAAGCCTTTTCACTGTAAAAGCACCAACAAGGAGTCTTAAGATAAAGACTCCTACAGCTTCAATGGGAGTTAGAGGAACAGAAATTCTCTCTGATGTTTATAAGTTAGAAGGAAAGATCACAACAGATATCGCTCTTCTTTCTGGCTCTCTTGAAGTCCAGGCCAAAGGTGTAACTAAGAAGATCATGATGCAGCCAGGATTTGTATATAAATCTTCTCTTGGTAACTCCATTGATAAAATTGCTGTTAGAGGTGAAATGAGAAGAATGGACCGAAGAGTATTTGCAAGGGCCAAGAGCTCAAAAGATATTAAGAACGTTTTTCTAAGTGATGTAAGATCAAGTGTTGATGCTAAATTAACAAAGGGAATTAAGTTCGAAACGACTCCTGAAAAAACAAAAGAAGAGCAAATCAGAGTACCTGCAACTAACGATCTAAAGCCGCAGATGAATAAAGAAGAGTCGAGCAGGCCTAGTAATAAAATGAATCAACATATAAAACCACAAACAATGGATATCAAAACTCGGCCAGCAATTGATGAAGGTTCATCTATTAAATTCATGGATAAGAACAAATTGAAGTCAAAGTTGATTAGAGAAAATACTCTTATTAGGAAGACTCAATTTGATTCAACTAATTTTAAGATTGATCAAAGAAGTCTGCCTGCACCAAAGCCTATAGCCCCGACTGACACTAAGCCTGATGCAGGAACTATTACTGATCCTGTTAGCGGACAAACTAGCACCCCATAA
- a CDS encoding acyl-CoA dehydrogenase, with amino-acid sequence MAQFKTDLQDIYFNLFNVNKVQDHSTDLGIDDLKDIISQFNKFTENEIYPTRMKGDEEGVKIVDGKVIVPECFHSPNKQFYENGWYALGYPEDIGGMPAPHAVSITCNSIAIGANVAFSMYYGLTRGAMNVIHQVGTQAQKDLYVPKMMSGEWGGTMCLTEAGAGSDVGAAQSTATPIEGGKYSIKGVKIFISSGESDLYENNIHLVLAKTPNAPKGSKGLSLFIVPRFNIENGSSNNVTCTKIEEKMGIHASATCELTFGQDGECVGELIGEEFAGMANMFIMMNEARLLCGLQGESQANLAYMLTEQYARERVQFGTEICNLPDVRRLLLKMRALSRGMRALTLYTGNLFDLEHTDEIAAKEIALLTPICKAYCSDEGFNVAVDAVQVHGGYGFCTEYGVEQFIRDTKIASIYEGTNGIQAIDFVTRKILKDKAQTFFAVGKKIQAVMETPEAKEFTHETSMIGKSMEMSEEILKRFSKMVAEKKELDILSHSTDFLNYCGNLVVAWMLLEHAVLAKKEMATECSEEEKKYYQSKIVDFKIFCQYQLVKNIGIGNSILNFENNLMKLEL; translated from the coding sequence ATGGCCCAATTTAAAACAGATCTTCAAGATATCTATTTTAACTTATTTAACGTAAATAAAGTTCAAGATCATTCAACTGATCTAGGAATAGATGACCTAAAGGATATTATCTCTCAATTTAATAAGTTCACTGAAAATGAAATCTATCCAACGAGAATGAAAGGGGATGAAGAAGGCGTTAAGATTGTTGATGGAAAGGTTATTGTTCCTGAGTGCTTTCACAGTCCTAATAAGCAATTTTATGAAAATGGTTGGTATGCTCTAGGTTACCCTGAAGATATCGGAGGAATGCCTGCACCACATGCTGTTTCTATTACTTGCAACTCAATTGCGATTGGAGCGAATGTAGCTTTCTCAATGTATTACGGACTTACTAGAGGGGCCATGAATGTGATTCATCAAGTTGGTACACAGGCGCAAAAAGACTTATACGTTCCAAAGATGATGTCTGGTGAATGGGGTGGGACAATGTGTCTTACTGAAGCCGGAGCAGGGTCTGATGTTGGAGCTGCACAAAGTACTGCGACTCCGATTGAAGGTGGAAAGTATTCAATAAAGGGTGTAAAAATATTTATTTCTTCTGGAGAGAGTGATCTCTATGAAAATAATATTCACCTCGTTCTAGCTAAAACGCCGAATGCGCCAAAAGGATCGAAAGGCCTTTCACTATTTATTGTTCCAAGATTTAATATTGAAAATGGTAGTAGCAATAATGTTACATGTACCAAGATAGAAGAAAAGATGGGGATTCATGCTTCGGCAACTTGTGAATTAACATTTGGTCAAGATGGGGAATGTGTAGGAGAGCTCATTGGAGAAGAGTTTGCTGGTATGGCAAATATGTTCATTATGATGAATGAAGCGAGACTTCTTTGTGGATTACAAGGAGAGTCTCAGGCCAATTTGGCATATATGCTAACTGAACAATATGCCAGAGAAAGAGTTCAGTTTGGAACTGAAATCTGTAATCTTCCAGATGTCAGAAGACTACTTTTAAAAATGAGAGCGCTATCTAGAGGAATGAGGGCCCTAACTCTATACACGGGTAATCTCTTTGATTTAGAACATACTGATGAAATAGCGGCCAAAGAGATTGCTCTACTAACTCCAATTTGTAAGGCCTATTGTTCGGATGAAGGTTTCAATGTTGCAGTTGATGCAGTTCAGGTTCACGGTGGCTATGGTTTTTGTACAGAGTATGGAGTAGAGCAATTTATCAGAGACACGAAGATTGCAAGTATTTATGAAGGTACTAATGGAATTCAAGCAATCGATTTTGTAACGAGAAAAATTTTAAAAGATAAGGCGCAGACTTTCTTTGCTGTTGGTAAGAAGATTCAAGCTGTTATGGAAACTCCTGAAGCAAAAGAGTTTACTCATGAAACTTCGATGATTGGAAAGTCGATGGAAATGTCTGAGGAGATATTGAAAAGATTTTCTAAAATGGTTGCAGAGAAAAAGGAGTTAGATATACTTTCTCACTCTACTGACTTTCTCAATTACTGTGGAAATCTAGTTGTTGCTTGGATGCTTCTAGAGCACGCCGTTCTAGCAAAAAAAGAGATGGCCACGGAATGTAGTGAAGAAGAGAAGAAATATTACCAGTCTAAAATAGTCGACTTTAAGATCTTTTGTCAGTACCAGCTTGTCAAAAATATTGGTATAGGCAATAGCATATTAAATTTTGAAAATAACTTAATGAAACTAGAGCTTTAG
- a CDS encoding class I SAM-dependent RNA methyltransferase, producing MNDQKKFKKPFKEKKKASKKVAPYQSKKDQKWYFASCPTGMEELIQEELKEYGASGFQEFTGGIRFQAKSWNLVEFILNTRLASRVFQEIHQYKFFNDEDHFSMAKDKWWHHIFELNQTFKISTLFDKDASKFFKNSMVQSLRLKDAIVDSFRENVGARPNISKDSPDISILQRIEGIEGQKGWYNRIYLDLCGNPLSNRGYRPRGHEAPLRENLAAAMIQSSDWNSQEDIFIDPMCGSGTLLIEALYQAAKLPGSWLKLNALSSGSTVYDFQNHLWFRKENLDQKLIDYANFLLKEGQARVDELPAGQFFGNDLSDKSLNIARSSLRYALFPDDLVELTQGDATKLMPFEEAPGIVMTNPPYGERIGQETDLVALYHDLGENFKANYKGYRCYLLTSEPELRKAISLQTSMRKVFFNGGIECRMLKYEIR from the coding sequence ATGAACGATCAGAAAAAATTTAAAAAACCTTTTAAAGAAAAAAAGAAAGCATCTAAAAAGGTCGCTCCATATCAATCTAAGAAAGATCAGAAATGGTACTTTGCTTCTTGCCCAACAGGAATGGAAGAACTTATTCAAGAAGAGCTTAAAGAATATGGTGCATCTGGATTTCAAGAGTTCACGGGAGGAATTCGTTTCCAAGCAAAGAGTTGGAATCTTGTCGAGTTCATTTTAAATACAAGACTTGCAAGTAGAGTTTTCCAAGAAATACATCAGTATAAATTTTTCAACGACGAAGACCACTTCTCAATGGCAAAAGATAAGTGGTGGCATCATATATTTGAACTAAATCAAACATTTAAAATTTCAACTTTATTTGATAAAGATGCTTCAAAGTTTTTCAAAAACTCTATGGTTCAATCTTTAAGATTAAAAGATGCTATCGTTGATAGCTTCAGAGAAAATGTTGGGGCAAGACCTAATATATCAAAAGACTCGCCAGATATTTCCATTCTTCAAAGAATTGAAGGCATAGAAGGTCAAAAGGGTTGGTACAATAGAATTTACCTTGATTTATGTGGCAACCCTCTAAGTAATAGAGGTTATAGACCAAGAGGACATGAAGCTCCATTAAGAGAGAATCTTGCAGCAGCAATGATTCAAAGCTCAGACTGGAATAGCCAAGAAGATATATTCATTGATCCAATGTGTGGATCAGGGACTCTATTAATTGAAGCTCTATATCAAGCTGCAAAACTTCCTGGAAGTTGGTTAAAGCTAAATGCTCTATCTTCGGGAAGTACCGTTTATGATTTTCAAAATCACCTATGGTTTAGAAAAGAAAACCTTGATCAAAAGTTAATAGATTATGCAAATTTCTTACTCAAAGAAGGGCAAGCACGTGTTGACGAATTACCAGCGGGTCAATTCTTTGGAAATGACCTATCAGACAAATCTCTCAATATTGCTAGAAGCTCACTGAGATACGCTCTGTTTCCTGATGACTTAGTTGAACTGACACAAGGAGATGCCACTAAGTTAATGCCATTTGAAGAAGCTCCAGGAATTGTTATGACCAATCCTCCTTACGGAGAAAGAATTGGCCAAGAAACTGACCTTGTCGCCCTTTACCATGACCTCGGTGAAAACTTTAAGGCCAATTATAAAGGTTATAGATGCTATCTTCTAACTAGTGAACCTGAACTAAGAAAGGCGATTTCTCTTCAAACATCGATGAGAAAAGTTTTCTTTAACGGTGGAATTGAATGTAGGATGCTAAAATACGAGATTAGATAA
- a CDS encoding phosphotransferase: MGDYTKLSINDASEILEIYALGPASELKSLSLGISNSNYLVVSNDSKYLLKVSNDKGQGDLEKEQDILMLLHNENFELSLTPFTTIENKTVYTWKDFFGVLYPFVEGIAPGPCDQTCFEIGRGLARLHKVKVDETKVRAHNEVGFGGVEIAEYIKTDRCPEDFKEIVEYFFPESLDAFNALTLEKGIIHGDLYYDNTLFDANHLAVILDFEQAGYGEYLFDLGISISGTCLEKDRINKNLINSYLKGYEEIRPLCSIEKENLNSAIVLGLLSISRWRIKRFKEGKLNPLMSDSYKELLNKAKLFWDDRN, encoded by the coding sequence GTGGGAGACTACACTAAATTAAGCATAAATGACGCAAGTGAAATACTTGAGATCTATGCTCTTGGTCCTGCATCTGAGCTTAAATCTTTATCACTTGGAATCTCTAATTCGAACTACTTAGTTGTCTCAAACGACAGTAAGTACCTACTGAAAGTTTCAAATGACAAAGGTCAAGGGGATCTTGAAAAAGAGCAAGATATCCTCATGCTACTGCATAATGAAAATTTTGAATTATCCCTCACTCCCTTTACAACGATAGAGAATAAAACTGTCTACACATGGAAAGACTTCTTTGGAGTGCTTTATCCATTTGTTGAAGGAATTGCTCCAGGACCATGTGATCAAACTTGTTTTGAAATTGGAAGAGGACTTGCTCGGCTACACAAAGTAAAAGTAGATGAAACAAAAGTGAGAGCTCACAACGAAGTTGGTTTCGGTGGTGTTGAGATAGCTGAGTATATTAAAACTGATAGGTGTCCAGAAGACTTTAAAGAAATTGTTGAATACTTCTTTCCAGAGTCTCTAGATGCCTTTAATGCTCTAACATTAGAAAAAGGTATTATCCACGGTGATCTCTATTACGATAATACTTTATTTGATGCGAATCATCTTGCAGTAATTTTGGACTTTGAACAGGCTGGCTATGGAGAATACTTATTTGACCTAGGTATCTCTATTTCTGGAACCTGTCTTGAAAAGGATAGAATTAATAAGAACTTAATTAACTCTTACTTAAAGGGTTATGAAGAAATAAGACCTCTTTGTTCAATAGAAAAAGAGAACTTAAATTCGGCCATAGTACTTGGGCTCTTATCCATTTCTCGCTGGAGAATAAAGAGATTCAAAGAAGGAAAGCTCAATCCTCTCATGAGTGACAGCTATAAAGAACTTCTAAATAAGGCCAAACTATTTTGGGACGACAGGAATTAA
- the ahcY gene encoding adenosylhomocysteinase gives MEFTDYKVKDISLADWGRKEIQIAESEMPGLMSLRAEFGASKPLKGAKIAGCLHMTIQTAVLIETLVELGAEVRWSSCNIFSTQDHAAAAIAAAGIPVFAWKGLSDEEFDWCIEKTLKWADGTSLNMILDDGGDLTNMVHDKFPEMIEAIKGLSEETTTGVHRLYERVEKGTLKMPAININDSVTKSKFDNLYGCRESLVDGIKRATDVMIAGKVCVVAGYGDVGKGSAQSLKGLGGRVIVTEIDPICALQASMEGFEVMPMNDAAKIGDIFVTTTGCYDVLNANHIDMMKDNAIISNIGHFDNEIDVAHLNKNYDKVNIKPQVDQYIAKDGRRLILLAEGRLVNLGCATGHPSFVMSNSFTNQVMAQMELWDNSDKYENKVYMLPKHLDEKVARLHLERVGVRLDTLSQSQADYLSVPVEGPYKPNHYRY, from the coding sequence ATGGAATTTACTGACTACAAAGTAAAAGATATCTCTCTTGCCGATTGGGGAAGAAAGGAAATACAAATCGCTGAATCTGAAATGCCAGGTTTAATGTCTTTAAGAGCTGAGTTTGGAGCTTCTAAACCACTTAAGGGTGCGAAAATCGCTGGTTGTCTTCACATGACTATTCAGACAGCAGTACTTATTGAGACTCTAGTTGAACTAGGTGCAGAAGTAAGATGGTCTTCTTGTAATATCTTCTCTACTCAGGATCACGCTGCTGCTGCAATCGCTGCTGCAGGAATTCCTGTTTTTGCTTGGAAAGGTCTAAGCGACGAAGAATTTGATTGGTGTATTGAAAAAACACTTAAATGGGCAGACGGTACTTCTTTAAATATGATTCTTGACGATGGTGGTGATCTTACAAATATGGTTCACGACAAGTTCCCGGAAATGATTGAAGCAATCAAAGGTCTTTCTGAAGAAACAACTACTGGTGTTCATAGACTTTATGAAAGAGTTGAAAAAGGTACTTTAAAAATGCCTGCTATCAATATCAATGATTCTGTAACTAAGTCTAAGTTTGATAACCTTTACGGTTGTAGAGAGTCACTAGTTGACGGTATCAAAAGAGCAACTGATGTTATGATTGCTGGTAAGGTTTGTGTCGTTGCTGGTTACGGTGATGTTGGGAAAGGTTCAGCTCAGTCACTTAAAGGACTTGGTGGTCGTGTAATCGTAACTGAAATTGATCCAATCTGTGCTCTTCAAGCTTCTATGGAAGGTTTTGAAGTAATGCCAATGAATGATGCTGCTAAAATTGGTGATATCTTTGTAACAACTACAGGTTGTTATGATGTTCTTAATGCAAATCATATTGATATGATGAAAGACAATGCAATTATTTCAAATATCGGTCACTTTGATAATGAAATTGACGTAGCTCACTTAAATAAAAACTATGACAAAGTAAATATCAAGCCTCAGGTTGATCAGTATATTGCAAAAGATGGAAGAAGACTTATTCTTCTTGCTGAAGGCCGTCTAGTTAACCTAGGTTGTGCAACAGGACACCCTTCATTTGTTATGTCTAACTCATTTACTAACCAAGTAATGGCGCAAATGGAGCTTTGGGATAACTCTGATAAGTACGAAAATAAAGTTTATATGCTTCCTAAGCATTTAGATGAAAAGGTAGCAAGACTTCACCTTGAAAGAGTTGGTGTAAGACTTGATACTCTTTCTCAATCTCAGGCGGATTACTTAAGTGTTCCTGTAGAAGGACCTTATAAGCCAAATCACTACAGATACTAA